From the uncultured Trichococcus sp. genome, one window contains:
- the trpX gene encoding tryptophan ABC transporter substrate-binding protein, with amino-acid sequence MKKLFRARASILTLMAATVLMACGNTDANNSDTSSDGSAASTADSINPDLPYIGIMQLTTHPALDQIGEGIIDQLEEAGYVDGETATIDFQNAQGDQSNMQSIAERFVSNDADIMIGIATPAAQALANASSDIPIILGAITDPVAASLVASLEEPGGNITGVSDKTPARDQFVLIQQLLPDAETIGILYSSAEDNSISSAKEAEEIAASLGLKTITKTVTSTNDIAQVAESLASEVDAIYVPTDNTIASGLATLIPVADAYNIPVFPAVDTMVEEGGLATIGLNQYALGTQTGAVAADILAGADPATYPVQYATGIQLVINQAKADQLGITIPDDIAQNAIFVGEGE; translated from the coding sequence ATGAAAAAATTATTCAGAGCACGCGCAAGCATCTTGACCCTTATGGCAGCGACAGTATTGATGGCCTGCGGCAATACGGATGCCAATAATTCGGACACCTCTTCGGACGGTTCAGCGGCCAGCACCGCAGACAGCATCAATCCGGATTTGCCTTACATCGGCATCATGCAATTGACGACCCACCCGGCACTCGATCAGATCGGGGAAGGCATCATCGACCAATTGGAAGAAGCCGGCTATGTGGACGGGGAAACGGCAACGATCGATTTCCAGAATGCGCAAGGCGATCAGTCCAACATGCAGTCAATAGCGGAGCGGTTCGTTTCGAATGATGCTGATATCATGATCGGCATTGCTACCCCTGCGGCACAGGCGTTGGCGAATGCATCCAGCGATATTCCGATCATTTTGGGAGCCATCACGGATCCGGTGGCTGCCAGCCTTGTTGCATCATTGGAAGAACCGGGCGGCAACATCACCGGCGTCAGCGACAAAACTCCGGCACGCGATCAATTTGTTCTGATCCAGCAATTGCTTCCTGATGCAGAAACGATCGGTATCCTCTATTCGTCGGCAGAGGACAATTCAATCAGTTCCGCTAAAGAGGCTGAGGAAATCGCCGCCTCATTAGGATTGAAGACAATCACGAAAACAGTCACTTCCACGAACGATATCGCGCAAGTCGCTGAAAGTCTTGCTTCTGAAGTGGATGCCATCTATGTACCGACAGACAACACTATCGCAAGTGGTTTAGCAACACTTATCCCGGTAGCGGATGCCTACAATATTCCGGTGTTCCCTGCCGTGGACACGATGGTAGAAGAAGGCGGTTTGGCGACAATCGGTTTGAATCAATATGCGTTGGGTACGCAAACCGGCGCTGTGGCGGCTGATATCCTGGCTGGAGCCGATCCCGCCACTTATCCTGTACAATACGCGACCGGGATCCAACTGGTCATCAATCAAGCGAAAGCCGATCAATTGGGCATCACGATTCCCGATGATATCGCGCAGAATGCCATCTTTGTAGGAGAAGGAGAGTAG
- a CDS encoding ATP-binding cassette domain-containing protein, with the protein MTNQEAMLTMSHVSKTFYPGSPNQVNALQDVNLTVRQGDFITLVGGNGAGKSTLLNAISGNFLPDTGDIIVNGQNVTFLKEDKRAPYISRVFQDPKMGTAPRMTVQENLSLAYRRGQKRTLRFGTSHEEKVFFKEELKKLGLGLENRMGSEIGLLSGGQRQAIALLMATMKRPDILLLDEHTAALDPKTAKLVLELTNQQVIDNNLTSIMITHNLQDALHYGNRMLVLHHGQIMKDYDAEMKKSLTPEKIFAELQELSIQDTLV; encoded by the coding sequence ATGACTAATCAGGAAGCGATGTTGACGATGTCACATGTCTCCAAAACGTTCTACCCTGGTTCACCCAATCAGGTCAACGCCCTGCAGGACGTCAATCTGACAGTCAGACAAGGTGATTTTATCACTTTGGTCGGAGGCAACGGAGCCGGAAAATCAACTTTGTTGAACGCCATTTCCGGAAACTTCCTGCCTGACACAGGCGACATCATCGTAAACGGACAAAATGTTACATTTTTAAAAGAAGATAAACGCGCGCCATACATCAGCAGGGTCTTCCAAGATCCGAAAATGGGCACAGCCCCACGGATGACGGTGCAGGAAAATTTATCCTTGGCATACCGCCGAGGCCAAAAACGGACGTTGCGTTTCGGGACTTCGCATGAAGAAAAAGTATTCTTCAAAGAGGAACTGAAAAAATTGGGCTTAGGCCTGGAAAACCGGATGGGCTCAGAAATCGGGCTGTTGTCGGGTGGCCAGAGACAAGCCATCGCTTTGCTTATGGCAACAATGAAAAGACCGGACATTCTGCTGCTGGATGAACATACGGCAGCGCTGGATCCGAAAACGGCAAAATTGGTTCTGGAATTGACGAATCAACAAGTCATCGACAACAATCTGACCAGCATCATGATCACCCATAACCTGCAGGACGCCCTCCATTACGGAAATCGCATGCTGGTGCTGCACCACGGTCAAATCATGAAGGATTATGACGCTGAGATG
- a CDS encoding NFACT RNA binding domain-containing protein, whose protein sequence is MSFDGVFTRAMVKELNRDLENGRISKVYQPFQHEIILTIRANRKNKRVLLSAHPSYARIQVINDNLSNPDSAPNFCMVLRKNLEGAYIEDIKQLGNDRIIIFSFRNFDELGDQRQMELIIELMGRHSNIFLIDKQTRMIIDCLKHVPFYQNSFRPLHPGVAYRLPPHQDKANPFEMDKEELASVAATFSDELPLFKSLQGAFQGLGSDSAMEISYYTEQDGLSAADAILAFKQQLDTAIPTLTEESAKKQHFTPFPFRSLPGEKRHYDSLSELLDAYYDEKASRDRINQVASELLHIVNTERKKNQLKLKKLDQTLLETEKADVYRIKGEILTAYLHQMKKGDLEVTLNNFYDDENPITIALNPALTPSQNAQKYFSKYQKLTTAVTYVNEQIEQTHAENEYLESIETLIQLSDPQDLEDIKDELRESGYLKKKYKGKQKKHKTSKPHKFLSSDGTTILIGKNNVQNDQLTLKTAKKSDIWLHAKNIPGSHVIIESNHPSEETLFEAASLAAYYSKFQNSSNVPVDYVAVKNIRKPNGAKPGFVIYEGQKTLYVTPDKELVRTLKAD, encoded by the coding sequence ATGTCTTTTGATGGTGTATTTACACGTGCCATGGTCAAGGAATTGAACCGCGACCTGGAAAACGGCAGGATCAGCAAGGTCTATCAACCGTTTCAACACGAAATTATTCTTACCATACGAGCAAATCGGAAAAACAAACGGGTATTGCTATCGGCTCACCCATCCTACGCTCGGATACAAGTAATCAATGATAACTTATCCAATCCTGATTCAGCGCCCAATTTTTGTATGGTGCTGCGCAAAAATCTAGAGGGTGCCTACATCGAAGACATCAAACAATTGGGCAATGACCGGATTATCATTTTCTCGTTCCGGAATTTCGATGAACTCGGCGACCAGCGCCAGATGGAATTGATCATCGAATTGATGGGTCGCCACAGCAACATCTTCCTGATCGATAAGCAAACCAGGATGATCATCGATTGCCTGAAGCATGTGCCGTTTTACCAGAACAGCTTCAGGCCATTGCATCCAGGTGTCGCCTATCGGTTGCCGCCTCATCAGGACAAAGCGAACCCTTTTGAGATGGACAAGGAGGAACTGGCATCTGTCGCGGCCACATTCAGCGATGAATTACCGCTGTTCAAATCCCTGCAAGGAGCTTTTCAGGGCTTGGGCAGCGATTCCGCAATGGAAATCAGCTATTATACGGAGCAGGATGGATTGTCTGCAGCGGATGCGATTCTCGCATTTAAACAACAGCTGGACACAGCTATCCCGACATTGACCGAGGAATCCGCAAAGAAACAACATTTTACCCCCTTCCCGTTCCGTAGTCTTCCGGGAGAGAAAAGGCATTACGACAGCCTCAGCGAATTGTTGGACGCCTACTATGATGAAAAAGCATCCCGGGACCGCATCAACCAAGTGGCTTCCGAGCTGCTCCATATCGTCAACACGGAACGCAAGAAGAACCAGCTGAAGCTGAAGAAGCTGGACCAGACGCTGTTGGAGACGGAAAAAGCTGATGTCTACCGGATCAAGGGAGAGATCTTGACGGCCTATCTGCATCAAATGAAAAAAGGCGATCTGGAAGTGACGCTCAACAACTTCTACGATGATGAGAATCCGATCACGATTGCTTTGAATCCAGCGCTGACCCCTTCCCAGAATGCCCAAAAATACTTTTCCAAATATCAGAAGCTCACCACTGCCGTCACATACGTGAATGAGCAGATCGAGCAGACCCATGCGGAGAACGAGTATCTGGAATCCATCGAAACGCTGATCCAACTCTCCGATCCGCAGGACTTGGAGGACATAAAGGACGAGCTGCGCGAATCCGGATATTTGAAGAAAAAGTACAAAGGTAAACAGAAAAAGCACAAAACCAGCAAGCCCCACAAATTCCTGTCATCGGACGGCACGACCATCCTGATCGGAAAGAATAATGTGCAGAACGACCAATTGACGCTGAAGACGGCAAAAAAATCGGATATTTGGCTGCATGCGAAAAACATACCCGGTTCGCATGTCATCATCGAAAGCAATCACCCTTCCGAAGAGACACTCTTTGAAGCGGCGAGCTTGGCCGCCTATTATTCCAAGTTCCAGAATTCTTCGAACGTCCCTGTCGACTACGTTGCGGTCAAGAACATCCGCAAACCAAACGGCGCGAAACCCGGCTTCGTCATCTACGAAGGCCAAAAAACCCTTTATGTGACGCCGGATAAGGAATTGGTCCGGACGCTGAAGGCTGATTGA
- the pyrE gene encoding orotate phosphoribosyltransferase, producing MTIAKEVAKSLLDIKAVSLSPQDPFTWASGIRSPIYCDNRVTMSYPAVRKQIAQGLADLIKEKYPDAEVVAGTATAGIPHAAWIADILDLPMVYIRSKAKDHGTGRKIEGKITEGQKMVVVEDLISTGGSVIEASKAAELEGANVLGCVAIFTYELAKGTKNFADAGLAIDTLSNYSTLLEVAHETNYISEEELELLKDWSKDPENWFKG from the coding sequence ATGACGATAGCAAAAGAAGTAGCAAAATCATTATTGGACATCAAAGCAGTGAGCTTGAGCCCTCAGGACCCTTTTACTTGGGCATCAGGCATCAGAAGCCCGATCTATTGCGATAACCGCGTCACCATGAGCTACCCGGCTGTGCGCAAACAGATTGCGCAAGGCTTGGCTGATCTGATCAAAGAAAAATACCCGGATGCAGAAGTGGTTGCCGGAACTGCGACAGCAGGCATCCCGCATGCTGCATGGATCGCTGACATTTTGGACTTGCCGATGGTCTACATCCGCAGCAAAGCGAAAGACCATGGAACAGGCCGCAAAATCGAAGGCAAAATCACTGAAGGCCAAAAAATGGTCGTAGTCGAAGACTTGATCTCAACAGGCGGCAGCGTCATCGAAGCTTCCAAAGCAGCTGAATTGGAAGGCGCAAACGTATTGGGCTGCGTCGCCATCTTCACTTACGAATTGGCAAAAGGAACGAAAAACTTCGCCGATGCCGGCCTTGCGATCGACACATTGTCCAACTACAGCACATTGCTGGAAGTTGCCCATGAAACGAACTACATCTCCGAAGAAGAATTGGAATTATTGAAAGACTGGAGCAAAGACCCTGAGAACTGGTTCAAGGGCTAA
- the rpoN gene encoding RNA polymerase factor sigma-54 — translation MMAMQKFQLKQTQQQSVRMTQQMRQALHILQMPMSELSAYIEDKALGNPLMDIKKRASDTGVVAVSNVYTADNQTPWYERMESKNQSLYDFLHEQIYLNMKNTPLRQLVLFLIRYVTDDGYLDIKLEEAAEATSAGEAEMLDALTLLQQLDPPGVGARDLQEFLMLQTERDEQSPPLAYYILENYFKELSTYRLESIMDAEEIDHDELIEIITYMSKLKTKLQWETAFEETVFIEPDIYVAIAEDSRLDVSFNQSGLPSVAFNEDYYSELLALADKDMKRYLEEKKKEISWIQQCVLQRTQNVIKITEAILQLQADYFLEKVSSMKPMTMKNIAKLTDLSISTVSRVVNDKYMATPKGIFELRFFFRSGFMKKDDGDQVAISSIVIETEIKEMIGREEKAKPVSDQVIADHFAAQGIDISRRTVAKYRMGLGIPSSSKRKRP, via the coding sequence ATGATGGCAATGCAAAAATTCCAATTGAAGCAGACGCAGCAGCAATCGGTTCGGATGACGCAGCAGATGCGACAGGCATTGCACATTTTGCAGATGCCCATGTCGGAACTTTCTGCCTACATAGAGGACAAGGCATTGGGGAATCCGTTGATGGACATCAAAAAGCGGGCATCGGACACAGGCGTGGTGGCAGTCTCCAATGTTTACACGGCGGATAATCAGACGCCTTGGTATGAACGAATGGAAAGCAAGAACCAGTCGCTCTATGATTTTCTGCATGAACAGATCTATCTGAACATGAAAAACACGCCGCTCAGGCAGCTGGTTCTGTTCCTCATCCGATACGTGACGGATGATGGCTATTTGGATATCAAGCTGGAAGAGGCTGCGGAGGCAACTTCCGCCGGCGAAGCGGAAATGCTGGATGCCTTGACGCTCCTGCAGCAGTTGGATCCTCCAGGTGTCGGTGCCCGCGACCTGCAGGAGTTTCTGATGCTGCAGACCGAAAGGGACGAACAGTCGCCCCCGCTGGCTTACTACATACTGGAAAATTATTTCAAGGAGCTGTCTACTTATCGCTTGGAGTCGATTATGGACGCTGAGGAGATTGACCATGACGAACTGATCGAAATCATCACTTACATGAGCAAGCTGAAGACGAAGTTGCAGTGGGAGACCGCATTCGAGGAGACGGTCTTCATCGAGCCGGATATCTATGTAGCCATAGCCGAGGACAGCAGATTGGACGTCTCGTTCAATCAAAGCGGCCTGCCATCGGTCGCATTCAACGAAGACTATTACAGTGAATTGCTGGCGTTGGCGGATAAAGACATGAAACGTTATCTGGAAGAAAAAAAGAAAGAAATTTCCTGGATCCAGCAGTGTGTTCTCCAACGGACACAGAACGTCATCAAAATAACGGAAGCCATCCTGCAGCTGCAGGCAGATTATTTCTTGGAAAAAGTCTCGTCGATGAAGCCTATGACGATGAAAAACATCGCCAAACTAACGGACCTGAGTATTTCGACGGTGAGCCGGGTCGTGAACGACAAATACATGGCGACCCCGAAAGGCATCTTTGAATTGCGCTTTTTCTTCCGGAGCGGTTTTATGAAGAAGGATGACGGGGATCAGGTAGCCATCTCATCCATCGTCATCGAAACCGAAATAAAGGAAATGATCGGCCGCGAAGAAAAGGCAAAACCGGTTTCCGATCAGGTGATTGCCGATCATTTCGCCGCGCAGGGGATCGACATCTCCCGCAGGACGGTGGCGAAATACCGCATGGGTTTGGGCATACCCTCCAGTTCGAAAAGAAAAAGGCCATAA
- a CDS encoding ABC transporter permease: MNMIISAVSQGLLWSILALGLFVSFRILDLADMTTEGAFPLGAAVAVQAITLGANPYIAIIFAIIAGSSAGLITGFLITKLQIPSLLAGILTMTGLYSINLRVMGRANISLLGKDTIFTVFKNMNLPRHFDTITLGLMVVVLIIGLYVIFFKTEFGQAIIATGDNEAMARSLGISTNTMKIVGLMISNGIVALAGSIIAQDNGYADISMGIGTIVIGLASIIIGEVLFTNVSFKMRLVCLMLGSVLYRLIMVMVLEAGMNPNDFKLISAVLLTFFLALPKIKETYYMYSLRKKVKRND; this comes from the coding sequence ATGAATATGATTATTTCCGCCGTCTCCCAAGGGTTGCTTTGGAGTATTCTGGCACTGGGTTTATTTGTAAGTTTCCGCATTTTGGATTTGGCCGACATGACTACCGAGGGCGCGTTTCCCCTCGGTGCGGCTGTGGCTGTCCAAGCCATCACTTTAGGGGCCAATCCTTATATCGCAATTATATTTGCCATCATTGCCGGTAGTTCAGCCGGGCTGATCACTGGATTTTTGATCACAAAACTACAGATTCCCAGCCTTTTGGCAGGTATTTTGACGATGACTGGTCTCTATTCCATCAACCTGCGCGTGATGGGGAGAGCGAACATCAGCCTGTTGGGCAAGGATACGATTTTCACAGTTTTCAAAAACATGAATCTTCCCAGACATTTCGACACCATCACGTTGGGCTTGATGGTAGTCGTCCTGATCATTGGCCTCTACGTCATCTTTTTCAAAACGGAATTCGGTCAAGCTATCATCGCAACAGGTGACAACGAAGCGATGGCCCGATCGCTGGGCATTTCCACAAACACGATGAAAATCGTCGGCTTGATGATTTCGAACGGTATCGTCGCATTGGCTGGATCCATCATCGCGCAGGACAATGGCTATGCCGACATCAGCATGGGGATCGGAACGATCGTCATCGGTCTTGCTTCCATCATCATCGGTGAAGTACTGTTCACGAATGTCTCTTTCAAAATGCGATTGGTTTGCCTGATGTTAGGTTCGGTCCTGTACCGTCTGATTATGGTGATGGTATTGGAAGCGGGCATGAACCCGAATGACTTCAAGTTGATTTCAGCTGTATTGTTGACTTTCTTCTTGGCATTGCCGAAAATCAAGGAAACCTATTACATGTACTCATTGCGGAAGAAGGTGAAGCGAAATGACTAA